A portion of the Adhaeribacter radiodurans genome contains these proteins:
- a CDS encoding DUF2442 domain-containing protein — MNLAASKKITITANQVWFAQDKLYVLLNDGRELGIPLEWFPKLSTCTDEDRAKWRLIGNGIGIAWDNLDEDLSVAALL; from the coding sequence ATGAATTTAGCAGCAAGTAAAAAAATAACTATTACCGCTAACCAGGTTTGGTTCGCCCAAGATAAATTATACGTTTTGCTCAACGATGGCCGTGAGTTAGGTATTCCGCTGGAATGGTTTCCGAAGCTAAGTACCTGCACCGACGAGGACCGCGCCAAATGGCGATTGATTGGTAACGGCATTGGTATTGCCTGGGATAATTTAGACGAAGATCTATCTGTAGCGGCTCTGTTGTAA
- a CDS encoding DUF4160 domain-containing protein: MPTILKTYGLRFFFFSNEATEPAHIHIEKNNAYAKYYLTPVEHATSFAFNANELSQIRNLVQQHQSLFLTKWNEFSSK, translated from the coding sequence ATGCCAACTATTTTAAAAACCTATGGCTTGCGCTTTTTCTTTTTCAGCAACGAAGCCACGGAACCTGCTCATATTCACATAGAAAAAAACAACGCGTATGCCAAGTACTACCTGACACCGGTAGAACATGCTACCTCTTTTGCCTTTAACGCGAACGAACTAAGTCAAATTCGTAACCTGGTACAACAGCATCAATCCTTATTTTTAACAAAGTGGAATGAATTTAGCAGCAAGTAA
- a CDS encoding TPM domain-containing protein, producing the protein MKKYFFLLLYFFSLHLAWSQDNAGIPPRPNPPRLVNDMAGILSPEEVQALELKLKNYNDSTSTQVTIVNVKSIGPYEIADFAVKLAQSWGIGQKDKNNGLLILTSVEDRKVNITTGYGMEALLPDALAKRITEYTLKPNYKAGNYYQGLDEATNLIIDIFSGQYKADPRDTRGDGESSGSFWLIIGILALIIIFSLRRRGGGGRGGRGGGMRTLGGGFFPPVIFGDFSSGRGPFGGGGGGFGGGGGGFGGFGGGSFGGGGASSDW; encoded by the coding sequence ATGAAAAAATATTTTTTTCTGCTGCTATACTTCTTTAGTCTGCATTTGGCCTGGAGCCAGGACAATGCCGGTATTCCACCCCGGCCAAACCCGCCTCGGCTGGTAAACGACATGGCGGGTATTTTGAGTCCGGAAGAAGTACAGGCCTTGGAACTGAAGCTTAAGAACTACAATGATTCTACTTCTACCCAGGTTACTATTGTGAACGTAAAGTCCATTGGCCCTTACGAAATTGCGGATTTTGCGGTGAAGCTGGCACAAAGCTGGGGAATTGGTCAGAAAGATAAGAACAATGGTCTTTTAATTTTAACATCGGTAGAAGACCGGAAAGTTAATATTACCACCGGCTATGGCATGGAAGCGTTACTGCCCGATGCTTTAGCCAAGCGGATTACTGAGTACACCTTAAAACCCAATTATAAAGCCGGTAATTACTACCAGGGTTTAGATGAAGCCACCAATTTAATTATTGATATTTTTAGCGGCCAATACAAAGCGGATCCACGCGATACCCGTGGCGATGGCGAATCTAGCGGTTCTTTCTGGCTTATTATTGGCATTCTGGCCTTAATTATTATTTTCAGTTTGCGCCGGCGCGGTGGTGGTGGCCGGGGTGGTCGGGGTGGCGGCATGCGCACCTTAGGCGGTGGTTTCTTCCCGCCGGTCATATTTGGTGATTTTTCTTCCGGCCGAGGACCATTTGGCGGTGGAGGCGGCGGCTTTGGCGGCGGCGGTGGTGGTTTCGGTGGCTTCGGTGGAGGTTCCTTCGGCGGCGGCGGTGCCAGCAGCGATTGGTAA
- a CDS encoding TPM domain-containing protein: protein MKEDITAEDEAQIVAAIAEAEKNTSGEIRVHIENTCKGNVLDRGTEVFAYLHMHQTKLRNGVLFYVALKSHQFAVLGDAGINAAVPPNFWQEVTALVIQHFKQGQYAEGLSKGVLMAGEQLKAFFPYAGDAADTNELQNDISFGKD from the coding sequence ATGAAAGAAGATATAACGGCGGAAGACGAAGCCCAGATTGTGGCAGCCATTGCGGAAGCCGAAAAAAATACTTCCGGCGAAATTCGGGTACACATTGAAAATACCTGTAAAGGCAACGTGCTCGACCGGGGTACGGAGGTATTTGCTTATCTGCACATGCACCAGACTAAGCTGCGCAACGGCGTTTTATTTTACGTAGCCCTTAAAAGTCATCAGTTTGCTGTTTTGGGCGATGCTGGTATTAACGCGGCAGTACCTCCTAACTTCTGGCAAGAAGTAACGGCATTGGTTATTCAGCATTTTAAACAAGGCCAGTACGCCGAAGGCTTAAGCAAAGGTGTTTTAATGGCCGGTGAACAATTAAAAGCGTTTTTTCCTTACGCTGGCGATGCGGCTGATACCAACGAATTGCAAAACGACATTTCCTTCGGGAAAGATTGA
- a CDS encoding LemA family protein, which produces MKRLLLYFFGFIILASQTSCGYNDMVAKDENVAGKWAQVQNAYQRRADLVPNLVNTVKGAANFEQKTLTDVTEARSQATRIQLKPEDLTPENIQKFQAAQAQLSGSLSRLLATVESYPQLKANQNFLELQAQLEGTENRISVERMNFNNAVQDYNTYIRSFPRNIFAGWFGFERKTPFAADPNAQRAPAVTF; this is translated from the coding sequence ATGAAACGATTATTGCTTTACTTCTTTGGCTTCATCATTCTGGCTTCTCAAACGTCGTGTGGCTACAACGATATGGTAGCAAAAGACGAAAATGTAGCTGGTAAATGGGCGCAGGTACAAAACGCTTACCAGCGCCGTGCCGACCTTGTTCCGAACCTGGTTAATACGGTGAAAGGAGCCGCCAACTTTGAGCAAAAAACCTTAACCGATGTTACCGAAGCCCGCTCTCAGGCTACTCGAATTCAACTGAAGCCAGAAGATTTAACCCCGGAAAATATCCAGAAATTTCAGGCAGCACAGGCTCAGTTAAGTGGTTCGTTGTCGCGTTTACTGGCTACCGTAGAAAGTTATCCGCAATTAAAAGCCAACCAGAACTTCCTGGAATTACAGGCTCAATTAGAAGGAACCGAAAACCGGATTTCGGTGGAACGCATGAACTTTAATAATGCCGTACAGGATTATAATACGTACATCCGCTCGTTCCCAAGAAATATTTTTGCCGGCTGGTTTGGCTTCGAACGCAAAACGCCTTTCGCCGCCGATCCTAACGCCCAACGTGCCCCAGCAGTAACTTTTTAA